From the Oleiphilus messinensis genome, one window contains:
- a CDS encoding haloalkane dehalogenase, translating into MYESLRTPESRFKNLPDYPFIPNYIDVDGLRMHYVDEGDKSAPPVLMLHGEPSWSYLYRHMIPLFTDAGFRAVAPDLIGFGKSDKPVKIEDYTYSRHVNWLKTFIETLDLNDITLICQDWGALLGLRIATEMESRFSRIVVGNGFLPTGEQKVPLAFQAWKSFAVYSPVFPVGMILNAGTARWLSRREMAAYDAPFPSKAYKAGARAFPKLVPVSPDHEGAVENREAWVKLGAWNKPFLTSFSDGDPIMRGGDRYFQSRVPGAKGLSHRTVRGGHFLQEDSPVEFANAAIDLIRSTPN; encoded by the coding sequence ATGTATGAAAGTTTAAGAACACCTGAATCCCGTTTCAAGAATCTACCTGATTATCCCTTTATTCCGAATTACATTGATGTAGATGGTCTCCGGATGCACTACGTCGATGAAGGGGATAAATCCGCACCGCCGGTATTGATGTTACATGGTGAGCCGTCCTGGTCTTATTTGTACCGTCATATGATACCGTTGTTTACTGATGCCGGTTTCCGGGCGGTTGCACCGGATCTGATTGGCTTTGGTAAGTCTGACAAGCCCGTAAAAATTGAAGATTATACATATAGCCGGCATGTAAACTGGCTCAAAACGTTCATCGAAACTCTGGATCTGAATGATATCACGCTGATCTGCCAGGATTGGGGGGCATTGTTGGGGTTGAGAATCGCTACGGAAATGGAATCACGATTTTCCAGAATCGTGGTCGGAAATGGTTTCCTGCCAACGGGTGAACAGAAAGTGCCCCTGGCATTTCAGGCCTGGAAATCTTTCGCGGTATATAGCCCTGTATTTCCAGTCGGTATGATATTGAACGCAGGGACTGCGCGATGGTTAAGTCGGCGTGAAATGGCCGCGTATGATGCGCCCTTTCCCAGTAAAGCCTACAAAGCGGGAGCGCGGGCTTTTCCTAAACTGGTTCCCGTCAGTCCGGACCACGAGGGGGCGGTCGAGAATCGAGAAGCCTGGGTCAAATTGGGGGCGTGGAACAAACCCTTTCTGACCTCTTTTAGCGATGGTGACCCCATCATGAGGGGGGGAGACCGCTACTTCCAAAGCCGTGTTCCTGGTGCTAAAGGGTTGTCTCATCGCACGGTACGTGGCGGCCACTTTTTGCAAGAGGATTCACCTGTGGAATTTGCCAATGCGGCAATTGATCTGATTCGCTCCACGCCGAATTAG
- a CDS encoding MFS transporter, which yields MKNHKFIARKTVPASVIVLLTSLYFAQGFPAGLLVQALPPILRDAGVPVEYIGLLKLLAVPWVLKFLWAPFMDRFYSDRLGAHRGWILIMQFGLVAILVLLSFFSPYEMSTALIVVFLLLLFVMNTGCATQDIATDGLAVKLLVPEQRGIGNSIQVSGYKLGMMLGGAAILFGMDVVGWQWTFLAMAGTMVLLTVSVYLFREAPQYGAPSNVSLASSTQTNSFLGLFVGAYKGFVSQPGILLWLVVLLTYKVADSLASAMIKPLLIDLNYSLTEVGQITLISSVTGLLGAIAGGYIYVIAGAKRCLIGLGALQALSLGAYGLVETQNLNHIVVYIVACTEQMLDGMTTVALFALMMDHCRKGSESTDYTVQACLQIVIAGVGAVSAGIGVKFLGYAPVFYSAAALGLIALIPVWLLFRRYPKGSALIR from the coding sequence GTGAAAAATCATAAGTTCATAGCACGCAAAACCGTACCAGCCAGCGTAATTGTTTTACTCACCTCTTTGTATTTTGCTCAAGGCTTTCCTGCGGGTCTGTTGGTACAAGCCTTGCCACCGATTCTGCGTGATGCCGGAGTACCTGTAGAGTACATTGGTTTGCTTAAACTACTGGCTGTGCCTTGGGTTTTGAAGTTTTTGTGGGCACCATTCATGGATCGGTTTTACAGTGATCGGTTGGGAGCGCATCGGGGATGGATTCTCATTATGCAGTTCGGGTTAGTGGCGATATTGGTATTGTTGTCCTTTTTCTCGCCTTACGAAATGTCGACAGCTCTCATTGTGGTTTTTCTGTTGCTGTTATTTGTAATGAATACCGGATGTGCGACTCAGGATATTGCCACCGATGGTCTGGCCGTCAAATTATTGGTGCCGGAACAAAGAGGCATCGGTAATAGTATCCAGGTCAGCGGTTACAAACTGGGTATGATGTTAGGGGGAGCAGCCATTCTGTTTGGTATGGATGTAGTGGGTTGGCAGTGGACTTTCCTGGCGATGGCAGGAACCATGGTGCTGCTCACCGTATCGGTATACCTATTTCGCGAAGCCCCTCAATATGGGGCTCCTTCGAACGTATCTCTCGCATCAAGTACGCAGACTAATAGCTTCTTAGGGCTGTTTGTTGGTGCATACAAAGGCTTTGTCAGTCAGCCGGGAATATTGCTTTGGCTGGTTGTTTTGCTTACTTATAAAGTGGCGGATTCTCTGGCTTCAGCGATGATCAAGCCGTTGCTGATCGATCTCAACTATTCGCTCACAGAAGTTGGCCAGATTACACTTATTTCAAGTGTTACAGGGTTACTAGGAGCGATAGCCGGTGGTTACATTTATGTGATAGCAGGGGCCAAGCGCTGTCTGATCGGCTTGGGTGCGCTCCAGGCCCTCTCTCTGGGCGCCTATGGTCTTGTTGAAACCCAAAATTTGAACCATATTGTGGTTTATATTGTTGCCTGTACAGAACAAATGCTGGATGGAATGACCACCGTGGCGTTGTTTGCCTTAATGATGGATCACTGTCGCAAGGGGTCAGAGTCCACTGATTATACTGTTCAGGCATGCTTGCAAATCGTTATTGCCGGGGTGGGCGCGGTTTCCGCAGGGATTGGCGTTAAATTTCTGGGATATGCGCCTGTGTTTTACAGCGCAGCTGCGCTCGGGCTTATTGCGTTGATTCCTGTTTGGTTATTGTTTCGACGGTATCCAAAAGGTTCTGCGTTGATACGTTAA
- a CDS encoding energy transducer TonB family protein gives MSTKNRKHGFSRERRVNSLRPLQVFIVVSVLVNLLVSLWLTKQYQAYKNNATSNQEHTYQVTLNPQRVKKPQKEAVDTISEPESKPAVEHQAEPVPEPIPEPPSELEPLQQEQLVEEQHNPFHNANQNASTNTTVKEQSNLVSGKPFATEDYQASEASPANEVSKVEEVHSPLKHAGNDGAKSVSETETKVSRSDSFVDEDVANGTIDSTEIDVNPTDANSAEVLTTTNQASWRIDKNVNEEKIPAASQQKQVSASGRKSNPGSEIEALIRSGRERMDSTPQEFAETAKKPESKLKIPDEFREKMGNMELLDDVSLKETTVMEPYSQLEAKKLQMVNRYLEKMQKQIVARWKKPNKEFPKLRGIIKFQLDKNGYLEDADIFVGSGDVELDVSALDAVRSVIRYAVPENQSIVNRYYRSLKWYFSSHEREIEEMVFVEEIEH, from the coding sequence GTGTCGACCAAGAATAGAAAGCACGGATTCAGTCGTGAGCGTCGAGTAAACAGTCTTAGACCGCTTCAGGTCTTCATCGTCGTGAGCGTGCTTGTCAATCTCTTGGTATCATTATGGCTTACAAAGCAGTATCAAGCCTATAAAAACAACGCGACCAGCAATCAAGAACACACTTATCAAGTCACCTTGAATCCTCAGCGCGTAAAAAAACCGCAGAAAGAGGCCGTTGATACAATTTCTGAACCTGAATCAAAACCGGCGGTGGAACATCAGGCTGAGCCAGTTCCAGAGCCGATTCCTGAGCCACCAAGTGAGCTTGAGCCATTACAGCAAGAGCAGCTTGTCGAGGAGCAGCATAATCCATTCCATAACGCTAACCAAAATGCTTCAACGAATACGACAGTTAAAGAGCAGTCAAATCTTGTCTCCGGTAAACCTTTTGCTACTGAAGACTACCAAGCTAGTGAGGCCTCCCCAGCTAATGAGGTCTCCAAGGTTGAAGAAGTGCATAGCCCTTTAAAGCATGCTGGAAATGATGGGGCGAAGTCCGTTTCGGAAACCGAAACTAAAGTTAGCAGGTCTGACAGTTTCGTGGATGAAGATGTCGCAAATGGTACGATTGATTCGACAGAGATTGATGTTAATCCAACAGATGCAAATAGCGCCGAGGTCCTAACCACTACCAATCAGGCAAGTTGGCGTATTGATAAAAACGTAAACGAAGAAAAAATACCCGCTGCTTCACAGCAAAAACAAGTCAGCGCATCTGGGCGTAAATCCAATCCAGGCTCTGAAATTGAGGCATTAATTCGTTCCGGCCGTGAGAGGATGGATTCCACACCCCAAGAATTTGCCGAGACTGCGAAAAAACCAGAATCAAAACTAAAGATTCCTGATGAGTTTCGAGAAAAAATGGGCAACATGGAGCTGTTGGATGATGTTAGTCTCAAAGAAACAACGGTAATGGAGCCTTATAGTCAACTGGAAGCTAAAAAGTTGCAAATGGTGAACCGGTATCTGGAGAAAATGCAAAAGCAAATCGTTGCGCGGTGGAAGAAACCCAATAAGGAATTTCCGAAATTGAGGGGCATTATCAAATTTCAATTGGATAAAAATGGTTATCTTGAGGACGCCGATATCTTTGTCGGCAGCGGTGATGTCGAGTTAGATGTTTCGGCTCTGGACGCTGTGCGAAGTGTCATCCGTTATGCAGTACCGGAAAATCAATCAATTGTGAATCGTTATTACCGAAGTTTGAAGTGGTACTTCAGTTCCCATGAAAGGGAAATCGAGGAAATGGTTTTTGTAGAAGAAATAGAGCATTAG
- a CDS encoding acetyltransferase yields the protein MLLKQISTGRLIEVETLNDLTNPLHSKVSGQMQWGEELPDPEVYAKHDLSFPSDEPLPQCWKTTHYRDHELVKQSSIPHANQLHLFEHSHKDANTTYYGA from the coding sequence ATGTTACTCAAACAGATTTCTACCGGTAGACTGATTGAAGTCGAAACATTGAATGACTTAACCAATCCGCTGCACAGCAAAGTCTCAGGACAGATGCAATGGGGGGAAGAGCTCCCCGACCCTGAGGTCTACGCAAAACATGATCTTAGTTTCCCCTCCGATGAACCCTTACCCCAATGCTGGAAAACCACACATTATCGGGATCATGAGTTAGTCAAACAGTCGTCAATACCACACGCTAACCAGCTGCATTTGTTTGAGCATTCACACAAAGATGCCAACACCACCTACTATGGTGCTTAG
- a CDS encoding methyltransferase domain-containing protein, giving the protein MKHKDDKNFDDLAEKFARKIYSDRKGELRLNVLWQDLLDAVPALESESSLSILDAGGGIGQVSARLAALGHRITLSDISANMLDLAREHFKTRMELISGEQAPGAVEFVHGSVQDLSADMIQQADVVLFHAVLEWLAKPKDTLQELLEKIRPGATISLMFYNQHSVVFRNVIKGNFRKVKTGDFSGYKNSLTPLNPLIPDQVYQWVREMGFEIESKTGIRVVNDYLSRELQQARSTEDIQEMEWLLCRTEPFLSLARYIHITAVKKV; this is encoded by the coding sequence ATGAAACATAAAGACGATAAAAATTTTGATGATCTCGCTGAAAAATTTGCGCGGAAAATATACTCGGACCGTAAAGGCGAGTTGAGGCTGAATGTGTTGTGGCAGGATTTGTTGGACGCTGTTCCCGCCCTTGAATCTGAAAGCAGTTTATCTATCCTGGACGCCGGTGGCGGAATCGGTCAGGTTTCCGCCCGGCTTGCAGCGTTGGGGCATCGTATTACATTGAGCGACATCTCTGCCAACATGTTGGATCTGGCACGGGAACATTTCAAAACTCGAATGGAATTGATTTCAGGAGAGCAAGCGCCAGGTGCTGTTGAATTTGTTCATGGCTCCGTGCAGGACTTATCTGCGGATATGATCCAGCAAGCCGACGTTGTCCTGTTCCATGCTGTGCTGGAGTGGCTCGCGAAACCCAAAGATACGCTGCAAGAGTTGCTCGAGAAAATTCGCCCTGGTGCAACTATTTCGCTTATGTTTTATAACCAGCACTCGGTTGTGTTCAGGAATGTTATCAAAGGCAACTTCAGAAAGGTCAAAACAGGGGACTTTTCCGGTTATAAGAACAGTCTTACGCCCTTAAATCCATTGATTCCAGACCAAGTTTATCAGTGGGTGAGGGAGATGGGCTTCGAGATTGAATCCAAAACAGGCATTCGTGTTGTCAATGACTACTTGTCCAGAGAGTTACAACAAGCGCGATCAACGGAAGATATCCAGGAAATGGAGTGGTTGCTCTGTCGGACCGAGCCATTTTTGTCGCTTGCGCGATACATTCATATTACTGCAGTCAAAAAAGTTTAA
- a CDS encoding TIGR01621 family pseudouridine synthase: MSPDSPYFEQSDILYDHSDFYIVYKKPGIDVHSDAEQAGFLQQMRGELKDDKLFLVHRLDKPTSGIMIIARSPEANSVLSQLFQARSVEKYYLALSDRKPKKKQGTIKGFMQRSRRSAWKLVRDAVDNNESPAITRFESASAGTNLRLFWVRPQTGKTHQIRVALKSIGSPIIGDTLYYPGSEGLSHSHFGMTEADRLYLHACRLKFTYDGSPFNFICLPREGQLFASDEVLRLASLWSGD; this comes from the coding sequence GTGAGCCCTGATTCTCCCTATTTTGAACAGAGTGATATTCTTTATGATCACTCTGATTTCTATATCGTCTACAAAAAGCCCGGAATTGACGTTCACAGTGATGCTGAACAAGCGGGATTCCTGCAGCAAATGCGCGGGGAACTAAAAGACGACAAGTTGTTTTTAGTGCACAGGCTGGATAAGCCGACCTCCGGAATCATGATAATTGCTCGGTCGCCCGAAGCGAACAGCGTGCTATCCCAGCTTTTTCAGGCTCGATCTGTTGAAAAATACTACCTGGCGTTGTCCGATCGTAAACCGAAGAAAAAGCAGGGCACCATTAAAGGGTTTATGCAGCGTTCCCGTCGGTCTGCCTGGAAACTGGTGCGTGACGCTGTCGATAATAATGAGTCACCGGCAATTACCCGGTTCGAGAGTGCCTCTGCAGGCACCAATCTGCGATTGTTCTGGGTTCGGCCCCAGACGGGAAAAACACATCAGATTCGAGTTGCATTGAAAAGCATTGGATCGCCAATCATAGGCGATACGCTTTATTACCCTGGAAGCGAGGGATTGTCCCATAGCCATTTTGGCATGACGGAAGCGGATCGTTTGTATCTGCACGCCTGTCGATTGAAATTTACCTACGATGGAAGCCCGTTTAATTTTATTTGCTTACCTCGGGAAGGTCAGTTATTTGCAAGTGATGAAGTCCTCCGGCTGGCATCATTATGGAGCGGCGATTAG
- the msrA gene encoding peptide-methionine (S)-S-oxide reductase MsrA, whose translation MGIFDLFAARKSTLPEPDQALPGRDTAMPIHGNHYVLQNALIPPFPERMETAVFGMGCFWGAEKLFWSQNGVFSTAVGYADGITPNPNYEEVCTGLTGHNEVVLVVFDPAIIGFAQLLALFWNNHNPTTGMRQGNDVGTQYRSGIYTATDEQFALALASKERYQALISAKSAEFITTEIKPLNQLYYAEQYHQQYLAKVTNGYCPNHGYAANGLPEYVE comes from the coding sequence ATGGGGATATTTGATCTTTTTGCAGCGCGAAAGTCCACATTGCCAGAGCCTGATCAGGCGTTACCCGGCCGAGATACCGCCATGCCGATTCACGGGAATCATTATGTACTGCAAAATGCGTTAATACCGCCTTTTCCCGAACGAATGGAAACGGCGGTGTTTGGCATGGGGTGTTTCTGGGGCGCTGAGAAATTGTTCTGGTCACAGAATGGCGTATTTAGCACGGCCGTGGGATATGCAGACGGGATCACACCCAACCCCAATTACGAAGAGGTTTGTACTGGATTAACAGGCCATAATGAGGTGGTTTTGGTCGTTTTCGATCCTGCAATAATTGGCTTTGCCCAATTGCTGGCTTTGTTCTGGAATAACCATAATCCGACAACGGGCATGCGCCAAGGTAACGACGTTGGCACACAGTATCGTTCCGGAATATACACTGCGACAGATGAACAGTTTGCTTTGGCGCTTGCTTCAAAAGAGCGATATCAGGCATTGATAAGCGCAAAGTCCGCGGAGTTTATCACTACTGAAATCAAGCCACTTAATCAGCTTTATTATGCAGAGCAATATCACCAGCAGTACCTTGCAAAGGTAACGAATGGATATTGTCCAAACCATGGTTATGCAGCAAACGGGCTGCCTGAATACGTGGAATAA
- a CDS encoding helix-turn-helix domain-containing protein, with protein sequence MQAGSTYAAIVGAVIANKRESLKMPQGDLAEHVGVGQPALSRIEKGESALTIDQLARAAQKLGTSPSALLAEADNTALTMIEQNLLVSYEKPKRSAGKVSTKGLLLLGSTALAALIYAANRREPKSPD encoded by the coding sequence ATGCAAGCAGGTTCAACCTATGCCGCGATTGTGGGTGCAGTTATAGCGAACAAACGAGAAAGTTTGAAGATGCCTCAAGGTGATTTGGCCGAACATGTCGGCGTAGGTCAACCCGCATTATCGAGAATCGAGAAGGGTGAAAGTGCTTTAACCATTGATCAATTGGCCCGCGCCGCTCAAAAACTGGGTACAAGTCCAAGTGCCTTGCTCGCTGAAGCCGATAACACTGCACTCACCATGATAGAGCAAAACCTGCTGGTGTCTTATGAAAAACCCAAACGTTCAGCAGGAAAAGTATCAACAAAAGGACTACTGCTATTAGGAAGCACAGCGCTGGCCGCATTGATTTACGCTGCTAATCGCAGGGAGCCGAAGAGTCCAGATTAA
- a CDS encoding methyltransferase, giving the protein MLANSSEVVLRNIDQLSALNGLLLINPPADELMQQLGETVQASTSDFATYQRISSKRSNVHFGVELPRNQQFQGVLLFMPKAKEELRFRLAQACSVVDPNGFIFLLGHKKEGIAGGSTELKKWGRACKVDTARHCQLWQLQPDQKHCSQPFDLDNYWQSYELPSGDNRHKVYNLPGVFSMNQLDQGTDFLLKEYPFPLKGHWLDFACGAGVIGAWHQLKNPDLKITGVDTSALALHCARKTFADNGLQGDFFAANGFSAEPGYKRLPLDGIITNPPFHTGVKTDYSVTEQFITESVKNLRRGGRMVMVANSFLNYPALLDSVYGNCKTIAKNNKFAIYESVRYE; this is encoded by the coding sequence ATGTTAGCAAACAGCTCCGAAGTGGTGTTACGGAACATTGATCAACTTTCCGCTCTGAATGGGCTTCTACTTATTAATCCCCCAGCTGATGAATTAATGCAACAGCTTGGCGAAACGGTTCAGGCTTCAACCTCAGACTTTGCTACTTATCAGCGTATTTCCAGTAAGCGATCGAACGTTCATTTCGGCGTGGAACTTCCGCGTAATCAACAATTTCAGGGCGTTCTTTTGTTTATGCCGAAAGCAAAAGAAGAGCTGCGCTTCAGGCTAGCGCAAGCTTGTAGTGTTGTTGACCCCAATGGCTTTATCTTCCTGTTGGGACATAAAAAAGAAGGTATTGCTGGCGGTTCCACAGAGCTGAAAAAATGGGGCAGGGCCTGTAAAGTTGATACTGCCCGTCATTGTCAGTTATGGCAGTTACAACCGGATCAGAAGCATTGTTCCCAGCCGTTTGATCTGGATAACTATTGGCAAAGTTATGAGCTTCCATCGGGAGATAATAGGCATAAAGTGTATAATCTTCCTGGTGTTTTCAGTATGAATCAACTGGACCAGGGCACTGATTTTCTCCTCAAGGAGTATCCATTTCCCTTAAAAGGTCACTGGCTGGACTTTGCCTGTGGTGCCGGAGTAATTGGCGCGTGGCATCAACTGAAAAATCCAGACCTTAAAATCACGGGTGTGGATACCAGCGCGTTGGCGCTTCACTGTGCTCGTAAAACCTTTGCTGATAATGGTCTTCAGGGCGATTTTTTTGCAGCTAATGGTTTTTCCGCTGAGCCCGGATACAAGCGGCTACCGCTAGACGGAATTATTACCAATCCACCTTTCCACACCGGTGTGAAAACGGATTACTCTGTTACCGAGCAGTTCATTACTGAATCAGTGAAAAACCTCCGTAGGGGAGGTCGAATGGTCATGGTTGCGAACAGCTTTCTTAATTATCCAGCGCTATTGGACTCGGTTTACGGTAACTGCAAGACCATCGCGAAAAATAACAAGTTCGCGATTTATGAGTCGGTGCGTTACGAATAA
- a CDS encoding AarF/UbiB family protein, which produces MMDVRKDLVKRISYEERVVDISDKPAKEAKKVIEINLPVLRKRTDTVLKTAGQFAVSTVRLPKAFLPLVQLLVSDSDISREQLAFELDELFSTLYDHPLSEHSRTLTLYLRKYKLIPNEESTENLIRFMVKQVVLRSPVEIPDVIVDEFWSFFHELISAPELRGLVETNLDIVRLVLRTYEPLIVELINRVKNLRRVNQHAISDMLSKVLVLRGDLRILRRQIRAIRYIKPFFKTDPKDFAAQAQIVAQMVREFGPLFIKMAQVAAANSEFLPEEIASELKVFQEDVEPMTGEEVKEAFMEVYGKSPTEIYFNFDVEKPLKSGSIGSVYLAKKPVVQNGVEILIPVVVKVARHNLEREFQMGALAIELMLISSQYWAPHSKILPFLESMAKQIKEFTKGFEQELNFEDEAAIQTRFAARSKQSNVWHVPDIYSSSGRILEMEFLEDAMAVNYAIEKLVGRDRFRFQRKVAENFLFSVMEQLVIYQEFHGDLHPGNIMVGHEAQLYLIDWGNAVDMRGKWALVWNYIVAVLVADTDQLADVLIKMSTHPEENLTRKQDIVDALDETLVKKQITPIRGKVIRALREERMEGVHRRLQCVMQLMSNTYQLGIVIQSDYLHLSRSIVAMAGTYGNLYKGMSKITLARDLFTQMTLFPVNLAVDRLRNKKVELQKYLTVGD; this is translated from the coding sequence ATGATGGACGTTAGAAAAGACTTGGTGAAAAGAATTTCGTACGAAGAGAGGGTGGTTGATATTTCAGACAAGCCTGCCAAAGAAGCTAAGAAGGTTATCGAGATAAACTTGCCTGTGCTGCGCAAGCGAACGGACACGGTGCTTAAAACCGCCGGCCAGTTCGCAGTGAGCACCGTTCGTCTGCCAAAAGCCTTTCTGCCGCTCGTACAACTGCTGGTCAGTGACTCAGATATCTCTCGGGAGCAGCTTGCTTTTGAGCTGGATGAGTTATTTAGCACGTTGTACGATCATCCTCTATCCGAGCATTCGCGCACCCTGACACTGTACTTGCGCAAGTACAAATTGATACCGAATGAAGAATCGACCGAGAATCTGATCAGGTTTATGGTCAAACAGGTGGTGCTCCGCAGTCCTGTTGAAATTCCAGATGTCATTGTTGATGAGTTCTGGAGCTTCTTTCATGAATTGATCAGTGCACCCGAACTACGAGGTTTGGTTGAAACCAATCTGGATATTGTCCGCCTCGTTCTGCGAACCTATGAGCCATTGATCGTTGAATTGATCAACCGTGTGAAGAATTTGCGCAGGGTAAATCAACATGCGATTTCGGATATGCTCTCAAAAGTCCTCGTCTTGCGGGGGGATCTCCGGATCTTGCGCCGCCAGATTCGGGCAATTCGATATATAAAACCGTTTTTCAAAACAGATCCAAAAGACTTCGCGGCCCAGGCGCAAATTGTTGCACAGATGGTTCGGGAATTCGGCCCGCTGTTTATAAAAATGGCCCAGGTTGCAGCAGCCAACTCGGAATTTTTACCAGAAGAAATCGCTTCGGAGCTGAAGGTTTTCCAGGAAGATGTCGAACCGATGACCGGAGAAGAAGTCAAAGAAGCCTTTATGGAAGTCTATGGCAAATCTCCGACCGAAATTTATTTCAATTTTGATGTTGAAAAGCCGCTCAAGTCCGGTTCAATTGGCAGTGTTTATCTCGCCAAGAAGCCCGTTGTACAAAACGGTGTCGAAATTCTCATCCCGGTTGTCGTCAAGGTTGCTCGGCATAACCTCGAACGTGAGTTTCAGATGGGGGCACTGGCAATCGAATTGATGCTTATCAGCAGCCAGTATTGGGCGCCTCACTCCAAAATCCTGCCGTTTCTTGAGTCTATGGCCAAGCAGATAAAAGAGTTTACCAAGGGTTTTGAACAGGAATTAAACTTCGAAGATGAGGCGGCGATTCAAACCCGATTCGCGGCCCGTAGCAAGCAATCGAATGTTTGGCACGTGCCCGATATCTATTCCAGTTCCGGTCGTATTCTCGAAATGGAATTCCTGGAAGATGCAATGGCCGTAAACTACGCCATTGAGAAGTTGGTGGGGCGTGATCGTTTTCGCTTCCAGCGTAAGGTTGCCGAAAACTTCCTGTTCTCGGTTATGGAGCAACTTGTTATCTACCAGGAATTCCATGGTGACTTGCACCCAGGCAACATTATGGTAGGGCATGAAGCCCAGCTATACCTGATCGACTGGGGTAACGCTGTAGATATGCGAGGAAAATGGGCACTGGTGTGGAACTATATCGTAGCGGTACTTGTAGCGGATACAGATCAACTTGCGGATGTGTTGATTAAAATGAGTACGCACCCGGAAGAAAATCTGACGCGAAAGCAGGATATTGTTGACGCTCTGGATGAAACCCTGGTTAAAAAACAAATAACACCCATTCGAGGCAAGGTGATTCGGGCCTTGCGGGAAGAGCGCATGGAAGGGGTTCACCGGCGCTTGCAGTGTGTGATGCAGCTTATGTCCAACACCTACCAATTAGGCATTGTGATTCAAAGTGATTATCTCCATTTGTCCCGTTCGATCGTTGCAATGGCGGGTACTTACGGTAATCTTTATAAAGGCATGTCAAAGATCACTCTGGCTCGTGATTTGTTCACTCAAATGACATTGTTCCCCGTAAATCTGGCGGTGGATCGCTTGAGAAACAAAAAAGTCGAGTTGCAAAAGTATCTTACCGTTGGTGACTGA
- a CDS encoding lecithin retinol acyltransferase family protein yields MMKKDLKTCFSPGDIIRVRYSTFTHYGVVSDRTGEDGMPMIIDNSYASGTAVERTWAEATVGKVPSLSKIGSEYPAQEILACAKQLIGQSTRYSLTRYNCEHFVREVVGLKPASRQVRYTSIMVPAAMLLTHKIGKGKHWATAISGLLSFAITTRASAK; encoded by the coding sequence ATGATGAAAAAAGACCTGAAAACGTGTTTTTCGCCGGGGGATATTATCAGGGTGCGATACAGCACATTCACCCATTACGGGGTTGTATCCGATCGAACAGGCGAAGATGGGATGCCCATGATTATCGATAATTCCTATGCAAGTGGCACTGCTGTCGAACGTACCTGGGCAGAGGCAACTGTGGGTAAAGTTCCGTCTTTGTCTAAAATCGGATCTGAATACCCGGCTCAGGAAATCCTCGCTTGCGCGAAACAACTAATTGGCCAGTCAACCCGATATTCGCTGACCCGCTACAACTGTGAGCACTTTGTCAGAGAAGTGGTTGGCTTAAAACCCGCGAGTCGGCAAGTACGTTATACATCGATTATGGTTCCGGCAGCCATGTTGCTGACTCACAAAATCGGGAAGGGTAAACATTGGGCCACGGCAATTTCCGGTTTGTTATCCTTTGCGATTACAACACGGGCATCAGCGAAGTAA